A single genomic interval of Festucalex cinctus isolate MCC-2025b chromosome 16, RoL_Fcin_1.0, whole genome shotgun sequence harbors:
- the pfkfb3 gene encoding 6-phosphofructo-2-kinase/fructose-2,6-bisphosphatase 3 isoform X3 codes for MPRELTQNRIQKIWVPTKDDKPAPRRAGGAPHIANPPTVIVMVGLPARGKTYMSRKLTRYLNWIGMPTKVFNVGEYRREAVKNYSSYDFFKSDNECAVKIREQCALAALRDVKSYLQDEGGQVAVFDATNTTRARRGLILQFGGENGFRTFFIESVCDDPSVIASNIMEVKVSCPDYKDCNKTDAMLDFQRRIECYKASYQPLDPDQHDRDLSFIKVIDVGRRFLVNRIQDHTQSKIVYYLMNIHVQPRTIYLCRHGESTDNLEGRLGGDAGLSPRGRQFSTALAGFVREQQLKDLKVWTSQLCCSIQTAEHLGVPYEQWKALNEIDAGVCEEMTYDEIKEKFPEEFALRDEDKYYYRYPAGESYQDLVQRVEPVIMELERQENVLVICHQAVMRCLLAYFLDKSADEMPYLKCPLHTVLKLTPVAYGCKVESISLNVDAVNTHRDRPEEVKRCPGSLIRRNSVTPLTSPGTNIKKPRIDDLDEAPIQELPHSVASLALCSPSHLPLTLAGQNLRRHS; via the exons ATGCCCAGAGAGCTGACCCAGAACAGGATCCAAAAGATCTGGGTTCCTACCAAGGATGATAAGCCGGCACCCCGtagag CGGGCGGCGCCCCCCacatcgccaacccccccaccgtCATCGTGATGGTGGGCCTGCCGGCTCGGGGCAAGACGTACATGTCCAGGAAACTCACACGCTACCTCAACTGGATCGGCATGCCCACCAAAG TCTTCAACGTGGGGGAGTACCGCAGGGAGGCGGTCAAAAACTACAGCTCTTATGATTTCTTTAAGTCTGACAACGAGTGTGCCGTCAAAATCAGGGA ACAATGTGCCTTAGCAGCCTTGAGGGACGTCAAGTCCTACTTGCAAGACGAGGGAGGCCAAGTAGCG GTTTTCGACGCGACGAACACGACGAGGGCCAGGCGAGGGCTCATCCTCCAGTTTGGCGGCGAGAATGGCTTCAGG ACCTTCTTCATCGAGTCCGTCTGTGACGACCCGAGCGTCATTGCATCAAATATCATG GAAGTGAAGGTTTCCTGTCCAGATTACAAAGACTGCAACAAGACGGATGCCATGTTGGATTTCCAAAGGCGGATCGAATGTTACAAAGCCAGCTATCAGCCTCTGGACCCTGATCAGCACGACAG GGACCTCTCCTTCATCAAGGTGATCGACGTGGGCCGCCGCTTCCTGGTCAACCGCATCCAGGATCACACCCAGAGCAAGATCGTCTACTACCTGATGAACATCCACGTCCAGCCGCGCACCATCTACCTGTGTCGGCACGGGGAGAGCACAGACAACCTGGAGGGGCGGCTGGGGGGCGACGCCGGCCTCTCGCCGAGGGGCAGACAG TTTTCCACCGCCTTGGCTGGATTCGTAAGGGAGCAGCAGCTGAAGGATCTGAAGGTGTGGACCAGCCAGTTGTGCTGCAGCATCCAGACCGCCGAGCACCTGGGGGTCCCGTACGAGCAGTGGAAGGCCCTCAATGAAATCGACGCA ggAGTGTGTGAGGAGATGACGTACGATGAGATTAAGGAGAAATTCCCTGAGGAGTTTGCTTTGAGGGATGAAGATAAATATTACTACCGTTACCCTGCTGGAGAG TCCTACCAGGACCTGGTCCAGAGGGTGGAGCCTGTCATCATGGAACTGGAGCGGCAGGAGAACGTGCTGGTCATCTGCCACCAGGCCGTCATGCGCTGCCTCCTGGCCTACTTCCTGGATAAAAGCGCAG ATGAGATGCCCTACCTGAAGTGTCCCCTTCATACTGTGCTGAAGCTCACCCCTGTGGCCTACGGATGCAAAGTCGAGTCCATCTCTTTGAATGTGGACGCCGTGAACACTCACAGAGACAGACCGGAG GAGGTGAAGAGGTGTCCCGGAAGCTTGATCCGGAGGAACAGCGTGACGCCTCTGACCAGCCCGGGGACAAACATCAAGAAACCTCGCATCGACGACTTGGATGAGGCTCCCATCCAGGAGCTCCCCCATTCGGTGGCTTCGTTGGCACTCTGCAGCCCGTCGCACCTTCCGCTAACACTGGCCGGCCAG AACCTGAGGAGACATTCCTGA
- the pfkfb3 gene encoding 6-phosphofructo-2-kinase/fructose-2,6-bisphosphatase 3 isoform X2, which produces MPRELTQNRIQKIWVPTKDDKPAPRRAGGAPHIANPPTVIVMVGLPARGKTYMSRKLTRYLNWIGMPTKVFNVGEYRREAVKNYSSYDFFKSDNECAVKIREQCALAALRDVKSYLQDEGGQVAVFDATNTTRARRGLILQFGGENGFRTFFIESVCDDPSVIASNIMEVKVSCPDYKDCNKTDAMLDFQRRIECYKASYQPLDPDQHDRDLSFIKVIDVGRRFLVNRIQDHTQSKIVYYLMNIHVQPRTIYLCRHGESTDNLEGRLGGDAGLSPRGRQFSTALAGFVREQQLKDLKVWTSQLCCSIQTAEHLGVPYEQWKALNEIDAGVCEEMTYDEIKEKFPEEFALRDEDKYYYRYPAGESYQDLVQRVEPVIMELERQENVLVICHQAVMRCLLAYFLDKSADEMPYLKCPLHTVLKLTPVAYGCKVESISLNVDAVNTHRDRPEEVKRCPGSLIRRNSVTPLTSPGTNIKKPRIDDLDEAPIQELPHSVASLALCSPSHLPLTLAGQHWLGKVCLT; this is translated from the exons ATGCCCAGAGAGCTGACCCAGAACAGGATCCAAAAGATCTGGGTTCCTACCAAGGATGATAAGCCGGCACCCCGtagag CGGGCGGCGCCCCCCacatcgccaacccccccaccgtCATCGTGATGGTGGGCCTGCCGGCTCGGGGCAAGACGTACATGTCCAGGAAACTCACACGCTACCTCAACTGGATCGGCATGCCCACCAAAG TCTTCAACGTGGGGGAGTACCGCAGGGAGGCGGTCAAAAACTACAGCTCTTATGATTTCTTTAAGTCTGACAACGAGTGTGCCGTCAAAATCAGGGA ACAATGTGCCTTAGCAGCCTTGAGGGACGTCAAGTCCTACTTGCAAGACGAGGGAGGCCAAGTAGCG GTTTTCGACGCGACGAACACGACGAGGGCCAGGCGAGGGCTCATCCTCCAGTTTGGCGGCGAGAATGGCTTCAGG ACCTTCTTCATCGAGTCCGTCTGTGACGACCCGAGCGTCATTGCATCAAATATCATG GAAGTGAAGGTTTCCTGTCCAGATTACAAAGACTGCAACAAGACGGATGCCATGTTGGATTTCCAAAGGCGGATCGAATGTTACAAAGCCAGCTATCAGCCTCTGGACCCTGATCAGCACGACAG GGACCTCTCCTTCATCAAGGTGATCGACGTGGGCCGCCGCTTCCTGGTCAACCGCATCCAGGATCACACCCAGAGCAAGATCGTCTACTACCTGATGAACATCCACGTCCAGCCGCGCACCATCTACCTGTGTCGGCACGGGGAGAGCACAGACAACCTGGAGGGGCGGCTGGGGGGCGACGCCGGCCTCTCGCCGAGGGGCAGACAG TTTTCCACCGCCTTGGCTGGATTCGTAAGGGAGCAGCAGCTGAAGGATCTGAAGGTGTGGACCAGCCAGTTGTGCTGCAGCATCCAGACCGCCGAGCACCTGGGGGTCCCGTACGAGCAGTGGAAGGCCCTCAATGAAATCGACGCA ggAGTGTGTGAGGAGATGACGTACGATGAGATTAAGGAGAAATTCCCTGAGGAGTTTGCTTTGAGGGATGAAGATAAATATTACTACCGTTACCCTGCTGGAGAG TCCTACCAGGACCTGGTCCAGAGGGTGGAGCCTGTCATCATGGAACTGGAGCGGCAGGAGAACGTGCTGGTCATCTGCCACCAGGCCGTCATGCGCTGCCTCCTGGCCTACTTCCTGGATAAAAGCGCAG ATGAGATGCCCTACCTGAAGTGTCCCCTTCATACTGTGCTGAAGCTCACCCCTGTGGCCTACGGATGCAAAGTCGAGTCCATCTCTTTGAATGTGGACGCCGTGAACACTCACAGAGACAGACCGGAG GAGGTGAAGAGGTGTCCCGGAAGCTTGATCCGGAGGAACAGCGTGACGCCTCTGACCAGCCCGGGGACAAACATCAAGAAACCTCGCATCGACGACTTGGATGAGGCTCCCATCCAGGAGCTCCCCCATTCGGTGGCTTCGTTGGCACTCTGCAGCCCGTCGCACCTTCCGCTAACACTGGCCGGCCAG CACTGGCTGGGCAAAGTTTGCCT AACCTGA
- the pfkfb3 gene encoding 6-phosphofructo-2-kinase/fructose-2,6-bisphosphatase 3 isoform X1: protein MPRELTQNRIQKIWVPTKDDKPAPRRAGGAPHIANPPTVIVMVGLPARGKTYMSRKLTRYLNWIGMPTKVFNVGEYRREAVKNYSSYDFFKSDNECAVKIREQCALAALRDVKSYLQDEGGQVAVFDATNTTRARRGLILQFGGENGFRTFFIESVCDDPSVIASNIMEVKVSCPDYKDCNKTDAMLDFQRRIECYKASYQPLDPDQHDRDLSFIKVIDVGRRFLVNRIQDHTQSKIVYYLMNIHVQPRTIYLCRHGESTDNLEGRLGGDAGLSPRGRQFSTALAGFVREQQLKDLKVWTSQLCCSIQTAEHLGVPYEQWKALNEIDAGVCEEMTYDEIKEKFPEEFALRDEDKYYYRYPAGESYQDLVQRVEPVIMELERQENVLVICHQAVMRCLLAYFLDKSADEMPYLKCPLHTVLKLTPVAYGCKVESISLNVDAVNTHRDRPEEVKRCPGSLIRRNSVTPLTSPGTNIKKPRIDDLDEAPIQELPHSVASLALCSPSHLPLTLAGQHWLGKVCLRTALRYLEVVSLLVFQRT from the exons ATGCCCAGAGAGCTGACCCAGAACAGGATCCAAAAGATCTGGGTTCCTACCAAGGATGATAAGCCGGCACCCCGtagag CGGGCGGCGCCCCCCacatcgccaacccccccaccgtCATCGTGATGGTGGGCCTGCCGGCTCGGGGCAAGACGTACATGTCCAGGAAACTCACACGCTACCTCAACTGGATCGGCATGCCCACCAAAG TCTTCAACGTGGGGGAGTACCGCAGGGAGGCGGTCAAAAACTACAGCTCTTATGATTTCTTTAAGTCTGACAACGAGTGTGCCGTCAAAATCAGGGA ACAATGTGCCTTAGCAGCCTTGAGGGACGTCAAGTCCTACTTGCAAGACGAGGGAGGCCAAGTAGCG GTTTTCGACGCGACGAACACGACGAGGGCCAGGCGAGGGCTCATCCTCCAGTTTGGCGGCGAGAATGGCTTCAGG ACCTTCTTCATCGAGTCCGTCTGTGACGACCCGAGCGTCATTGCATCAAATATCATG GAAGTGAAGGTTTCCTGTCCAGATTACAAAGACTGCAACAAGACGGATGCCATGTTGGATTTCCAAAGGCGGATCGAATGTTACAAAGCCAGCTATCAGCCTCTGGACCCTGATCAGCACGACAG GGACCTCTCCTTCATCAAGGTGATCGACGTGGGCCGCCGCTTCCTGGTCAACCGCATCCAGGATCACACCCAGAGCAAGATCGTCTACTACCTGATGAACATCCACGTCCAGCCGCGCACCATCTACCTGTGTCGGCACGGGGAGAGCACAGACAACCTGGAGGGGCGGCTGGGGGGCGACGCCGGCCTCTCGCCGAGGGGCAGACAG TTTTCCACCGCCTTGGCTGGATTCGTAAGGGAGCAGCAGCTGAAGGATCTGAAGGTGTGGACCAGCCAGTTGTGCTGCAGCATCCAGACCGCCGAGCACCTGGGGGTCCCGTACGAGCAGTGGAAGGCCCTCAATGAAATCGACGCA ggAGTGTGTGAGGAGATGACGTACGATGAGATTAAGGAGAAATTCCCTGAGGAGTTTGCTTTGAGGGATGAAGATAAATATTACTACCGTTACCCTGCTGGAGAG TCCTACCAGGACCTGGTCCAGAGGGTGGAGCCTGTCATCATGGAACTGGAGCGGCAGGAGAACGTGCTGGTCATCTGCCACCAGGCCGTCATGCGCTGCCTCCTGGCCTACTTCCTGGATAAAAGCGCAG ATGAGATGCCCTACCTGAAGTGTCCCCTTCATACTGTGCTGAAGCTCACCCCTGTGGCCTACGGATGCAAAGTCGAGTCCATCTCTTTGAATGTGGACGCCGTGAACACTCACAGAGACAGACCGGAG GAGGTGAAGAGGTGTCCCGGAAGCTTGATCCGGAGGAACAGCGTGACGCCTCTGACCAGCCCGGGGACAAACATCAAGAAACCTCGCATCGACGACTTGGATGAGGCTCCCATCCAGGAGCTCCCCCATTCGGTGGCTTCGTTGGCACTCTGCAGCCCGTCGCACCTTCCGCTAACACTGGCCGGCCAG CACTGGCTGGGCAAAGTTTGCCT acGAACCGCCCTCCGCTACCTGGAAGTGGTTTCGCTCTTAGTCTTTCAAAG AACCTGA
- the rbm17 gene encoding splicing factor 45, with amino-acid sequence MSLYDDLGVGASDTKTEGWSKNFKLLQSQLKVKKAALTQAKTHRTKQTTVLAPVIDLKRGGPSEDRQIPDTPPHVAAGLKEATPIGFSSGDVLIPLADEYDPMFPNDYEKVMKRHREDRQRQREQERQKEIEDREKKRKDRHEGGAPSGFSRFPTAEEDSDEEEDYEKERRKRSMGGAAIAPPSSLVDRDGSSPYPYEDEGRPTRGSKAAIPPPMYEDTDRPRSPPGPSSSFLANMGGTVAHKIMQKYGFKEGQGLGKHEQGLSTALSVEKTSKRGGKIIIGDLAEKPGAPLTVGPETSGGAADSKKSDANPLTEILKTPTKVVLLRNMVGRGEVDEDLEGETKEECEKYGKVIKCVIFEIAEVPDDEAVRIFLEFERVESAIKAVVDLNGRYFGGRVVKACFYDQDKFRVFNLGE; translated from the exons ATGTCGCTGTACGATGACCTCGGCGTGGGTGCAAGTGACACCAAGACTGAAGGATGGTCCAAAAACTTTAAGCTGCTGCAGTCCCAGCTTAAAGTGAAGAAGGCAGCTCTGACCCAAGCCAAG ACCCATCGGACGAAGCAGACTACCGTTTTGGCTCCTGTCATCGATCTAAAGCGAGGAGGTCCCAGCGAAGACAGACAAATCCCAGACACGCCTCCACATGTTGCTGCTGGACTCAAG GAGGCCACACCCATCGGCTTCTCCTCCGGAGATGTGCTGATCCCACTCGCCGACGAGTACGACCCCATGTTTCCCAACGATTACGAGAAGGTGATGAAGCGGCACAGGGAGGATAGACAGCGGCAGAGGGAGCAGGAGCGCCAGAAGGAGATTGAGGACAGAGAAAA GAAAAGGAAAGACAGACATGAAGGAGGAGCCCCAAGCGGCTTTTCGAGATTCCCAACAGCAGAGGAGGATTCTGACGAGGAAGAAGATTATGAGAAGGAGCGACGAAAACGAA GCATGGGTGGTGCTGCCATTGCTCCGCCTTCATCACTCGTGGACAGAGATG GCTCATCGCCATACCCATACGAGGATGAAGGTCGTCCTACCAGAGGCTCAAAGGCCGCCATCCCCCCGCCCATGTACGAGGACACGGATCGGCCGCGTTCCCCGCCCGGACCATCCAGTTCCTTCCTGGCTAACATGGG GGGCACGGTGGCACACAAAATCATGCAGAAGTACGGCTTCAAGGAGGGTCAGGGCCTGGGCAAGCACGAGCAGGGGCTCAGCACCGCGCTGTCTGTGGAGAAGACGAGCAAACGAGGAGGCAAGATTATCATCGGGGACCTGGCGGAAAAAC CAGGGGCCCCGCTGACAGTTGGTCCTGAGACTTCCGGAGGAGCAG CGGATTCCAAGAAATCTGACGCTAACCCGCTCACAGAGATCCTCAAGACCCCCACCAAAGTGGTCCTGCTGAGG AACATGGTGGGCCGAGGAGAGGTGGATGAGGACTTGGAGGGGGAGACCAAAGAAGAGTGCGAGAAATACGGCAAAGTGATTAAATGCGTCATCTTCGAG ATTGCCGAAGTACCCGATGACGAAGCTGTCCGAATATTTCTGGAGTTTGAAAGAGTGGAGTCGGCCATCAAAG CTGTGGTGGATCTGAACGGACGTTATTTCGGCGGCCGGGTCGTCAAGGCCTGCTTCTACGATCAAGACAAATTTCGGGTTTTTAACCTGGGCGAGTAG
- the il15ra gene encoding interleukin-15 receptor subunit alpha isoform X1, whose amino-acid sequence MQQPSLLFTFAANTTYATLGTGRIQVGYFQLPTFHECSIRRICSIVVCKCIPGQGECPCAGIPPWPRTESPPQDCNQLNGTFRYTCLKGYVRTAGTSNLIKCNPGSSQWSSPTLDCKPDPRGGAAHVSNSTDAGEHTTELERKWPKIDAVTPSGQNDTSPSQSSAFTSGSGITTIAVVCSILGAAVVLIGIGLLLRKRRAQVSNPLQTAAEGIPLNEATSR is encoded by the exons ATGcagcagccatctttgttgtttacatttgccgcCAACACTACATATGCAACACTCGGAACTGGGAGAATCCAAGTCGGATATTTCCAACTTCCCACCTTccacgaatgcagcattaggagGATCTGCTCTATCGTGG TCTGCAAATGTATTCCAGGCCAAGGTGAATGTCCCTGCGCCGGAATCCCTCCGTGGCCTCGGACTGAGTCTCCACCGCAAGACTGTAACCAGCTAAATGGGACGTTCCGCTACACGTGCCTTAAAGGTTACGTGAGGACGGCGGGCACGTCCAACCTCATCAAATGCAATCCAGGCAGCTCACAGTGGTCCAGTCCCACCCTCGATTGTAAAC CGGACCCCAGAGGAGGCGCCGCACACGTATCCAACAGCACCGACGCAGGCGAGCACACGACGGAGCTTGAGAGGAAGTGGCCAAAGATAG ACGCCGTCACCCCGAGTGGTCAAAACGACACTTCGCCTTCACAAAGCAGCGCTTTCACAAGTG GATCTGGCATCACCACAATTGCAGTCGTCTGTAGCATCTTGGGAGCCGCCGTGGTGCTTATCGGAATCGGCCTCCTTCTTCGTAAAAG AAGAGCGCAAGTCAGCAATCCATTGCAGACAGCGGCAGAAGGCATTCCCCTGAATGAAGCTACGTCACGTTGA
- the il15ra gene encoding interleukin-15 receptor subunit alpha isoform X2, whose product MQQPSLLFTFAANTTYATLGTGRIQVGYFQLPTFHECSIRRICSIVGQGECPCAGIPPWPRTESPPQDCNQLNGTFRYTCLKGYVRTAGTSNLIKCNPGSSQWSSPTLDCKPDPRGGAAHVSNSTDAGEHTTELERKWPKIDAVTPSGQNDTSPSQSSAFTSGSGITTIAVVCSILGAAVVLIGIGLLLRKRRAQVSNPLQTAAEGIPLNEATSR is encoded by the exons ATGcagcagccatctttgttgtttacatttgccgcCAACACTACATATGCAACACTCGGAACTGGGAGAATCCAAGTCGGATATTTCCAACTTCCCACCTTccacgaatgcagcattaggagGATCTGCTCTATCGTGG GCCAAGGTGAATGTCCCTGCGCCGGAATCCCTCCGTGGCCTCGGACTGAGTCTCCACCGCAAGACTGTAACCAGCTAAATGGGACGTTCCGCTACACGTGCCTTAAAGGTTACGTGAGGACGGCGGGCACGTCCAACCTCATCAAATGCAATCCAGGCAGCTCACAGTGGTCCAGTCCCACCCTCGATTGTAAAC CGGACCCCAGAGGAGGCGCCGCACACGTATCCAACAGCACCGACGCAGGCGAGCACACGACGGAGCTTGAGAGGAAGTGGCCAAAGATAG ACGCCGTCACCCCGAGTGGTCAAAACGACACTTCGCCTTCACAAAGCAGCGCTTTCACAAGTG GATCTGGCATCACCACAATTGCAGTCGTCTGTAGCATCTTGGGAGCCGCCGTGGTGCTTATCGGAATCGGCCTCCTTCTTCGTAAAAG AAGAGCGCAAGTCAGCAATCCATTGCAGACAGCGGCAGAAGGCATTCCCCTGAATGAAGCTACGTCACGTTGA
- the il15ra gene encoding interleukin-15 receptor subunit alpha isoform X4, which translates to MALGSPLVLCVMACMLGAVRCSDGGQGECPCAGIPPWPRTESPPQDCNQLNGTFRYTCLKGYVRTAGTSNLIKCNPGSSQWSSPTLDCKPDPRGGAAHVSNSTDAGEHTTELERKWPKIDAVTPSGQNDTSPSQSSAFTSGSGITTIAVVCSILGAAVVLIGIGLLLRKRRAQVSNPLQTAAEGIPLNEATSR; encoded by the exons ATGGCTCTGGGCTCACCTTTGGTACTTTGCGTCATGGCGTGTATGCTGGGCGCGGTACGTTGCTCGGACGGCG GCCAAGGTGAATGTCCCTGCGCCGGAATCCCTCCGTGGCCTCGGACTGAGTCTCCACCGCAAGACTGTAACCAGCTAAATGGGACGTTCCGCTACACGTGCCTTAAAGGTTACGTGAGGACGGCGGGCACGTCCAACCTCATCAAATGCAATCCAGGCAGCTCACAGTGGTCCAGTCCCACCCTCGATTGTAAAC CGGACCCCAGAGGAGGCGCCGCACACGTATCCAACAGCACCGACGCAGGCGAGCACACGACGGAGCTTGAGAGGAAGTGGCCAAAGATAG ACGCCGTCACCCCGAGTGGTCAAAACGACACTTCGCCTTCACAAAGCAGCGCTTTCACAAGTG GATCTGGCATCACCACAATTGCAGTCGTCTGTAGCATCTTGGGAGCCGCCGTGGTGCTTATCGGAATCGGCCTCCTTCTTCGTAAAAG AAGAGCGCAAGTCAGCAATCCATTGCAGACAGCGGCAGAAGGCATTCCCCTGAATGAAGCTACGTCACGTTGA
- the il15ra gene encoding interleukin-15 receptor subunit alpha isoform X3, producing MALGSPLVLCVMACMLGAVRCSDGVCKCIPGQGECPCAGIPPWPRTESPPQDCNQLNGTFRYTCLKGYVRTAGTSNLIKCNPGSSQWSSPTLDCKPDPRGGAAHVSNSTDAGEHTTELERKWPKIDAVTPSGQNDTSPSQSSAFTSGSGITTIAVVCSILGAAVVLIGIGLLLRKRRAQVSNPLQTAAEGIPLNEATSR from the exons ATGGCTCTGGGCTCACCTTTGGTACTTTGCGTCATGGCGTGTATGCTGGGCGCGGTACGTTGCTCGGACGGCG TCTGCAAATGTATTCCAGGCCAAGGTGAATGTCCCTGCGCCGGAATCCCTCCGTGGCCTCGGACTGAGTCTCCACCGCAAGACTGTAACCAGCTAAATGGGACGTTCCGCTACACGTGCCTTAAAGGTTACGTGAGGACGGCGGGCACGTCCAACCTCATCAAATGCAATCCAGGCAGCTCACAGTGGTCCAGTCCCACCCTCGATTGTAAAC CGGACCCCAGAGGAGGCGCCGCACACGTATCCAACAGCACCGACGCAGGCGAGCACACGACGGAGCTTGAGAGGAAGTGGCCAAAGATAG ACGCCGTCACCCCGAGTGGTCAAAACGACACTTCGCCTTCACAAAGCAGCGCTTTCACAAGTG GATCTGGCATCACCACAATTGCAGTCGTCTGTAGCATCTTGGGAGCCGCCGTGGTGCTTATCGGAATCGGCCTCCTTCTTCGTAAAAG AAGAGCGCAAGTCAGCAATCCATTGCAGACAGCGGCAGAAGGCATTCCCCTGAATGAAGCTACGTCACGTTGA